From the genome of Nitrospira sp., one region includes:
- a CDS encoding AAA family ATPase, with protein MRIQRLDLLRYGRFTDTHLALPVSDSDFHIVFGPNEAGKSTALSAIEDLLFGIASNSPYNFLHDYGSMRIGAVLENGGKILEVRRRKGNKDTLLTANEVPITGGAGALASFLAGADQSFFTRMFSLDHERLRKGGREILEAQDEVGQMLFSAGAGLSGLRDRLKALTEEADGLWASRRAAHRKYYQALERLDGAEKALREHTVTATKWQEVKRAYDDAQEAYASLEKQNEDISREQRKLSRIRRVYRDIRKITALDEEIKVLGRVIPLPEDAASTLDVAERERLGATTRVETLNEQLETEQNQREALQCSEELLIREDDIQQFHKRRIEVQKEKTDLPHRLAELASAEENLQRLAEELEWKADDIETLVKHIPLRPKVTVLRTLLSSRGERASDTSNAKVAIDELRGQIADVEQELYRMGAPVDVSKLAAVVKATRESGDIASQVKAAETEAREAKAAIERRLKSVKPLINDAQVLASTTVPTRDTIQNHRDDLRDADQRIQACRERIRTAEQELAGHRKAHERLAHDEDAVAPKDVVDARELRNSGWSLIRRRFIEGVSVPEDEIRAFAGTEADLTRTYETAVTAADTLSDRRFDNAQAAALIAVTVRQIAEQQELLEGLRTEEGVLSEEIRALESAWKVMWAEASFEPLGPDLMLEWLTSRNEILEAIGRREAADRQLEALREEESKTKARILTELMAVTAKPSALDDQPLQIVMEAATAVQSQHEKDAANRRQLEERLRKMKVDAVRKATALETAEAAWADWQTEWAAALKLLGLSVSTQPEAATAQLDAIDQMREIAVKIHQLQHERIEKIERDIKVFTQDVAALVTVVATDLVKLSPEDAVLELERRLEAAKRIREQQKNKDEAISALKRKIDESEASGREARETIQYLQKIAAVKDIDQLKDAIHNSDKLRELESERSRVMAALVKEGDGLSLAELKTECEAVDIDQVSVREQTLEQDLKELRGRFTEAAEHRTLTRSAFDAIGGDDAAAEAAAGRQAALAEMRDVAEHYVRVRSAATLLQWAIERYRREKQAPLLKRAGQVFATLTGGSFSDLQVEFDEQDRAQLAGLRPNGGLVRVGGMSTGTADQLYLALRVASVEDYLNRADALPFVADDLFINFDNARAAAGFKVLGQLAHKTQILFFTHHRHLVEIAQATLGQSVGVVSLGEC; from the coding sequence ATGCGGATTCAGCGTCTCGATCTTCTACGTTATGGCCGTTTCACCGATACGCATCTCGCACTTCCGGTGAGCGACTCCGACTTTCACATCGTGTTTGGCCCGAATGAGGCTGGCAAATCGACCGCGCTATCCGCCATAGAGGACTTGCTGTTCGGAATAGCCAGCAACTCGCCCTACAACTTCCTGCACGATTACGGAAGTATGAGAATCGGCGCTGTCTTGGAGAACGGTGGAAAGATTTTGGAGGTTCGGCGCCGCAAGGGAAACAAGGATACGCTGCTAACCGCAAACGAGGTACCCATCACGGGAGGTGCTGGCGCACTGGCTTCGTTTCTTGCTGGAGCCGACCAGTCTTTCTTCACGCGCATGTTTAGCCTCGATCATGAACGCCTGCGCAAGGGTGGCCGCGAAATACTTGAGGCACAGGACGAAGTCGGTCAGATGCTGTTCTCAGCCGGCGCGGGACTCTCCGGGCTGCGTGACCGGCTAAAAGCGCTCACCGAAGAAGCCGACGGCCTGTGGGCCTCGCGGCGGGCAGCGCACAGGAAGTATTACCAAGCGCTGGAACGTCTTGACGGTGCCGAAAAGGCGCTTCGTGAGCACACAGTCACGGCCACCAAGTGGCAGGAGGTGAAGCGTGCATACGACGATGCGCAGGAAGCCTATGCAAGCCTTGAAAAGCAGAACGAAGATATTTCCCGCGAGCAACGTAAGCTGAGCCGCATCCGCCGTGTTTACCGGGATATCCGGAAGATCACGGCACTTGACGAGGAAATTAAAGTCTTAGGCAGGGTCATACCGCTTCCCGAGGATGCGGCTTCGACCCTTGACGTGGCAGAGCGTGAACGGCTCGGCGCGACGACCCGCGTCGAGACTCTTAATGAACAGCTCGAAACCGAACAGAATCAGCGTGAAGCACTGCAATGCAGTGAGGAGCTTCTGATCCGAGAAGACGACATCCAGCAGTTCCATAAGCGCCGAATTGAAGTGCAAAAAGAGAAGACGGATTTGCCTCATCGCCTCGCCGAACTCGCGAGCGCGGAGGAAAATTTGCAGCGGCTAGCTGAGGAACTGGAGTGGAAAGCTGACGACATAGAAACGCTAGTGAAGCATATTCCCCTGCGCCCGAAGGTTACCGTCCTTCGCACGCTCCTCAGCTCCCGAGGAGAGCGAGCGTCCGACACTTCGAATGCAAAGGTCGCGATTGATGAATTGAGAGGTCAAATCGCTGATGTGGAGCAAGAGCTTTACCGCATGGGCGCGCCCGTCGATGTGTCGAAACTCGCTGCCGTGGTCAAAGCTACCCGTGAGAGCGGTGATATTGCCTCACAGGTAAAAGCCGCCGAAACCGAAGCCCGGGAGGCGAAAGCCGCTATTGAGCGCCGCCTCAAGTCTGTCAAGCCGCTGATTAACGACGCGCAGGTATTAGCGTCAACGACGGTGCCTACGCGCGATACGATACAAAATCATCGCGATGACCTGCGCGACGCCGACCAGCGGATACAGGCTTGTCGCGAGCGTATCCGAACCGCCGAGCAAGAGTTGGCAGGACATCGCAAGGCTCATGAGCGGCTTGCACATGATGAGGATGCCGTTGCCCCCAAGGACGTTGTCGACGCGCGCGAATTGCGCAATTCCGGTTGGTCGTTAATCCGGCGGCGCTTCATCGAAGGTGTTTCTGTTCCCGAAGATGAAATCCGCGCGTTTGCAGGCACCGAAGCCGATCTGACCCGCACGTATGAAACTGCCGTCACGGCAGCCGACACTTTGTCAGATCGCCGCTTCGACAACGCGCAGGCGGCAGCTCTGATCGCTGTGACTGTCCGTCAGATCGCCGAGCAGCAAGAATTACTGGAGGGGTTGCGTACGGAAGAAGGTGTGCTTTCCGAGGAAATCCGTGCGTTGGAATCTGCCTGGAAAGTCATGTGGGCCGAAGCTTCGTTCGAACCGCTCGGCCCTGATTTAATGCTGGAGTGGCTTACCTCACGCAATGAAATACTTGAGGCCATCGGGCGGCGAGAGGCGGCCGACCGCCAACTGGAGGCTTTACGCGAAGAAGAGTCGAAAACCAAGGCTCGCATTCTTACCGAATTGATGGCAGTCACCGCTAAACCGAGCGCCCTCGACGACCAACCACTACAAATCGTCATGGAAGCCGCGACCGCTGTTCAGAGCCAGCACGAAAAGGACGCCGCAAACAGGCGCCAATTGGAGGAGCGGCTTCGCAAGATGAAAGTCGATGCTGTCCGTAAGGCCACGGCATTGGAAACGGCAGAAGCGGCGTGGGCCGACTGGCAGACCGAGTGGGCTGCTGCGCTTAAACTCCTCGGCCTTTCTGTTAGCACACAGCCGGAGGCTGCCACCGCTCAGCTTGATGCCATTGACCAGATGCGGGAGATCGCGGTCAAAATTCATCAACTGCAGCACGAGCGTATCGAGAAGATAGAAAGAGATATCAAGGTCTTCACGCAGGATGTCGCTGCCCTCGTGACCGTTGTCGCAACTGATCTTGTGAAACTCAGCCCGGAGGATGCGGTCCTTGAGCTGGAGCGCCGTCTCGAGGCCGCGAAACGAATCCGCGAGCAGCAAAAGAACAAGGATGAGGCCATTTCGGCGCTCAAAAGGAAGATTGATGAATCCGAGGCTTCAGGGCGTGAAGCGCGCGAGACGATTCAATACCTTCAAAAAATAGCCGCTGTGAAAGATATCGATCAACTCAAGGACGCGATTCACAACTCTGACAAGTTGCGAGAACTAGAAAGCGAGCGGTCGAGGGTTATGGCCGCTCTCGTGAAGGAAGGCGATGGACTGTCGCTGGCTGAGTTGAAGACGGAATGCGAAGCCGTGGATATCGATCAGGTGAGCGTCCGCGAGCAGACCCTGGAGCAGGATCTGAAGGAATTACGCGGGCGTTTTACCGAGGCCGCAGAACACCGCACCCTGACTAGAAGCGCTTTCGATGCTATCGGCGGCGATGACGCTGCCGCAGAAGCTGCGGCGGGCAGGCAAGCGGCCCTTGCCGAGATGCGAGATGTGGCTGAGCACTATGTTCGTGTTCGCTCTGCCGCCACACTACTCCAGTGGGCCATCGAGCGCTACCGACGCGAGAAACAGGCTCCACTGCTCAAACGGGCTGGACAAGTATTCGCGACGCTTACCGGTGGTTCTTTCAGCGATCTCCAAGTTGAGTTCGATGAACAAGACCGCGCCCAACTGGCAGGTCTTCGTCCCAACGGCGGGTTAGTCCGTGTTGGCGGGATGAGCACGGGTACAGCCGACCAACTTTATCTGGCGCTGCGCGTGGCCTCGGTCGAGGATTACCTAAACCGGGCGGACGCCCTTCCGTTCGTGGCCGACGACCTGTTCATCAATTTCGATAACGCCCGCGCTGCCGCAGGATTTAAAGTCCTTGGCCAATTGGCTCATAAGACGCAGATTCTTTTTTTCACCCATCACCGGCATTTGGTCGAGATTGCACAGGCGACCCTTGGACAATCGGTAGGGGTCGTCTCGTTAGGAGAGTGCTAG
- a CDS encoding phage infection protein: MKQLKIDLENCYGVKKLQFQFDFSSAKAYAIYAPNGSMKSSLAQTFQDITDGNASKDRIFPSRVTKRSITDENAVALPKEAVLVVRPYDEVLGHTEKTSTLLVNPALRKEYEDLHIAIDAAKDVFLKGLKEQSGSKKDIEKEISSTFTTSDDQFYRALIRIKEELLSQKDAPFADIKYDIIFDDKVLSFLSTKDFKTAIEAYITKYNELLSASTYFKKGTFNYYNAATIAKQLADNGFFDARHTVNLNAETKLEITSQKQLEDLIAKEKDSISNDKDLKKKFAEIEKLIQKNVAVRDFEGYLANHEELLAKLANIASFKEEVWKSYIKARFPFYLDLVEKYQAAEVKRKQIEQQASKERTLWEDVIDIFNDRFFVPFRLEAINRVSVILGQEPMLTLGFTFKDGADNASVEKAALMKVLSQGEKKALYVLNILFEIEVRKKAKLETLLIVDDIADSFDYKNKYAIIQYLKDIADDPHFNLILLTHNFDFYRTVQSRFVSYSNCLMASKSSSGITLNQAAGIQNVFVNDWKLRFFDTPMKRIASIPFLRNLIEFTRGPLDSNFIKLTSLLHWKADSAQITQSELDAIYNHLFATTGASPDGTSPVISQIRKDANDCLTAPDGINFENKIVLAIAIRLVAEEFMVNKINDSPYVAALDSNQTPRLLTKFKQKFPAELTAIGTIQKVILMTPENIHLNSFMYEPILDMSDEHLRKLYSEVLALS; this comes from the coding sequence ATGAAACAGCTGAAAATTGATCTCGAAAATTGCTATGGCGTTAAGAAGTTGCAGTTTCAATTCGACTTTTCGTCCGCTAAAGCATATGCGATCTACGCTCCTAATGGCTCAATGAAATCCTCCCTTGCGCAAACATTTCAAGACATCACAGACGGCAACGCGTCGAAAGATCGAATCTTCCCGTCGCGCGTTACCAAAAGATCCATTACCGATGAGAACGCCGTCGCTCTCCCAAAAGAAGCTGTCCTTGTGGTCCGCCCCTACGACGAAGTTCTTGGACACACAGAAAAGACATCCACCCTGCTGGTCAACCCCGCGCTCCGAAAGGAATACGAGGATTTACATATTGCTATCGATGCAGCCAAAGACGTCTTCCTGAAGGGGCTGAAAGAACAGTCAGGCTCTAAGAAGGATATTGAAAAGGAAATCTCATCTACGTTTACCACGAGTGATGACCAGTTTTACCGCGCTCTGATCCGCATCAAAGAAGAATTGCTCTCCCAGAAAGATGCCCCGTTTGCTGATATCAAATACGACATAATTTTCGACGACAAAGTGCTGAGCTTTCTCAGCACCAAAGATTTCAAGACAGCGATCGAAGCCTATATCACCAAATACAACGAGCTTCTCAGCGCTTCTACCTATTTCAAAAAGGGCACATTCAATTATTACAACGCGGCGACCATTGCAAAGCAGCTTGCTGATAACGGGTTTTTTGATGCAAGGCATACGGTTAATCTAAACGCGGAAACCAAACTCGAAATCACCAGCCAGAAACAGCTTGAGGATTTGATCGCTAAGGAAAAGGACAGTATCTCGAACGATAAGGACCTCAAGAAGAAATTCGCTGAGATTGAAAAGCTGATACAAAAGAATGTCGCGGTGCGGGACTTCGAAGGGTATCTGGCGAATCATGAGGAGTTGCTGGCAAAGCTTGCGAATATCGCGAGCTTTAAGGAAGAAGTCTGGAAATCTTACATCAAGGCTCGCTTCCCTTTTTACTTAGACTTGGTCGAGAAGTACCAGGCTGCGGAGGTCAAAAGAAAGCAGATAGAGCAGCAGGCATCGAAAGAGCGGACACTTTGGGAGGATGTCATTGACATTTTCAATGACCGCTTCTTTGTGCCTTTCAGATTGGAGGCAATAAACAGAGTATCAGTAATCCTGGGGCAGGAACCGATGCTCACGCTGGGGTTTACGTTCAAAGACGGCGCGGACAACGCCTCCGTAGAGAAGGCGGCTCTGATGAAGGTCTTAAGCCAAGGTGAAAAAAAGGCCCTTTATGTGTTGAACATTCTGTTTGAGATCGAAGTCCGAAAAAAAGCTAAACTGGAAACCCTACTTATCGTTGATGATATTGCTGACTCATTTGACTACAAGAACAAGTACGCAATCATTCAATACTTGAAGGACATTGCCGATGATCCACACTTTAACCTGATTCTCCTCACGCATAATTTCGATTTCTATCGTACAGTTCAAAGCAGATTTGTGAGCTATTCAAATTGTCTAATGGCATCCAAAAGCAGCTCCGGGATAACGCTTAATCAAGCAGCCGGTATTCAGAACGTCTTTGTCAACGATTGGAAACTCCGCTTTTTTGACACCCCAATGAAGAGGATTGCATCGATCCCTTTCCTTCGGAACTTGATCGAATTCACGCGGGGGCCTCTGGATTCCAATTTCATAAAGCTAACGTCGTTACTTCACTGGAAAGCTGACTCCGCCCAAATCACCCAAAGCGAGCTTGATGCCATCTACAACCATTTATTTGCTACCACAGGAGCGTCACCTGATGGAACCTCACCAGTAATTTCCCAGATTCGAAAGGACGCAAATGACTGCCTCACCGCTCCGGATGGAATCAATTTTGAAAATAAAATCGTATTGGCCATAGCGATACGCCTCGTAGCCGAAGAATTCATGGTCAACAAGATCAATGATTCGCCCTACGTCGCTGCGCTAGATTCAAATCAGACTCCACGACTTCTTACAAAATTTAAACAAAAATTCCCGGCAGAACTTACTGCTATTGGGACAATTCAGAAAGTAATCCTTATGACGCCGGAAAATATTCACCTGAATTCATTCATGTATGAGCCGATCCTTGACATGTCGGACGAGCACTTAAGAAAGCTCTACAGCGAGGTTCTAGCACTCTCCTAA
- a CDS encoding type II toxin-antitoxin system RelE/ParE family toxin, whose product MKKWQVEFYDDFEPEFDALPETVQDELLAHAELLEHFGPTLGRPTVDTLNDSRHANMKELRFKADNGEWRVAFAFDPGRKAMLLVAGDKSGVSERRFYRDLIRKADDRFDAHLAKVKKKDRKA is encoded by the coding sequence GTGAAGAAGTGGCAAGTAGAATTTTATGATGATTTCGAACCTGAGTTCGATGCGTTGCCTGAGACGGTTCAAGACGAATTGCTAGCGCATGCTGAGCTGCTAGAGCACTTTGGCCCAACACTAGGTAGGCCGACAGTTGATACACTAAATGACTCCCGGCACGCTAACATGAAAGAGCTAAGATTCAAGGCTGACAATGGCGAGTGGCGAGTGGCATTTGCGTTTGATCCTGGCCGAAAGGCGATGCTTTTGGTAGCTGGTGACAAATCGGGAGTGAGTGAGAGACGTTTCTACCGAGACTTGATCCGCAAGGCAGATGACCGTTTCGATGCTCACCTGGCAAAAGTCAAAAAGAAAGACAGAAAGGCGTGA
- a CDS encoding helix-turn-helix transcriptional regulator gives MATTLNEKMKKVGVGRRRRIEARAAQLIAEEMSLRELRQAHKYTQKKIAKALHIGQDGVSRLEQRTDLLLSTLRSYVEAMGGSLSIIAEFPNQRRVIVSGLSQIGTAERAKREEEAVHC, from the coding sequence ATGGCTACCACACTGAATGAAAAGATGAAGAAAGTTGGTGTAGGACGACGGAGGAGAATAGAGGCAAGGGCTGCTCAACTGATCGCTGAAGAGATGTCTTTGCGAGAACTACGGCAGGCCCATAAGTACACCCAGAAAAAGATAGCGAAGGCTTTGCATATTGGCCAAGATGGCGTCTCACGTCTTGAGCAAAGAACAGATCTTTTACTTTCCACACTCAGAAGTTATGTAGAAGCTATGGGTGGTAGCCTATCCATTATCGCTGAATTTCCCAATCAACGACGAGTGATTGTATCCGGTCTGAGCCAAATTGGCACTGCTGAGCGAGCAAAACGAGAAGAGGAAGCCGTTCACTGCTAG
- a CDS encoding PAS domain S-box protein has product MMSVPLRWFHAVRSLMYSGVTERQCYALCAVIMAGTAVVDVYTPLGLADGVGYLAAVVVAGLAPSQRFPYIVAAISTGLILLGGYWSESGGILWIGVTNRAISIGAIWLIAWVVLQWRTAARSRAHDLSVRLRSILTHSQTNIFVKDLQGRYLEVNEQFLFLTGFSAEMVIGKTDSDLFPPETAALYREHDGRVIEAGAPMNFEETWALNDGLHLYMVSKFPLRDEHGAIVAIGGIATDITARLQAEAARSEAQERFDLVATATQTGIWDWDLQTNHMYYCPLWKASLGYQEHEISNSPTEWESRLHPDDKSRAFALVDDYLSGSIPSYELEHRLRHRDGSYRWIQTCALLQRDADGRPRRMIGSHVDITERKRAEDALAQSESTLRSFFNSGAMMMGIVELLDGDILHVSDNRRAASFFGTTPESMQGKRASELGAPPDIIAHWIRYYEETERTKQPVRFEYVHSQRGSGIELCFSATVCWIGTGPSGRSRYSYVVDDVTEARCLAEALGQTAERYHGVVTALAEGVVLHDEQGRIIACNPSAEQILGLTADQLMGRTPVDPGWQAIHEDGSHFAPHERPPMVTLRTGRPCSNVIMGLSRPTGERRWISINTQALLRAGQDRPYAVVGSFHDITERRRAEQALLEVQSQLEQRVRERTARIQQLESQRSQAEKLAALGHLAAGIAHEVNNPLAGITNAFHLVKQGIEREHRHYRFVDLIDREIQRLTVIVKKMYTLYQGLPATERQATDIAELLQDVATLLEHKMAVKRLRLHTEVDTTLQMVNVSRSDLFQVLLNLVQNAIDASPPGSEVVLNVSEREGLLRWSVTDCGTGIAPDILPRIFEPFFTTKPGVGWQGLGLGLSVSRGLVQAMGGRIEVQTELQRGSTFTVVYPLEQPELSGGRAVGVDTDKEQNDDDYAATHSHC; this is encoded by the coding sequence GTGATGAGTGTACCCCTGCGCTGGTTTCACGCCGTCCGCTCACTGATGTATTCAGGCGTGACCGAACGGCAATGCTATGCCCTCTGTGCGGTCATTATGGCCGGCACGGCGGTCGTTGATGTATACACCCCGCTGGGGCTCGCCGACGGCGTGGGATACCTGGCGGCCGTCGTGGTCGCTGGGCTGGCACCATCCCAGCGATTCCCATACATCGTGGCGGCTATCTCAACCGGGCTCATTCTTCTCGGCGGCTATTGGTCTGAATCTGGGGGCATTCTCTGGATCGGGGTTACGAATCGGGCCATCTCTATTGGCGCTATCTGGCTGATCGCCTGGGTTGTTCTGCAATGGAGAACGGCCGCCCGCAGCCGTGCTCATGACCTCTCTGTCCGATTGCGATCCATCCTGACCCACAGCCAGACGAATATCTTTGTCAAAGATCTCCAGGGCCGATACCTCGAGGTGAATGAACAGTTTCTGTTTCTGACCGGCTTCTCGGCCGAGATGGTGATCGGGAAAACAGATTCGGACCTCTTTCCGCCTGAGACAGCCGCCCTCTATCGTGAGCATGACGGCCGGGTCATCGAAGCCGGAGCGCCCATGAATTTCGAAGAGACGTGGGCACTCAATGACGGGCTGCACCTCTATATGGTCTCCAAGTTTCCCTTGCGCGATGAGCACGGCGCTATTGTGGCCATCGGCGGGATTGCCACGGATATCACCGCTCGGTTGCAAGCTGAGGCGGCCCGGAGTGAAGCCCAGGAACGGTTCGATTTGGTGGCGACTGCCACGCAGACCGGTATCTGGGACTGGGACCTGCAAACGAACCACATGTATTACTGCCCGCTGTGGAAAGCGAGTCTGGGATATCAGGAGCACGAGATTTCCAACTCACCGACGGAGTGGGAGTCTCGATTGCATCCCGATGACAAATCTCGCGCCTTTGCACTTGTGGATGACTATCTGTCCGGCAGCATTCCCTCCTACGAACTCGAACACCGCCTGCGTCACAGGGACGGCAGCTACCGATGGATTCAGACCTGTGCCCTGTTGCAGCGGGATGCTGACGGGAGACCCCGTCGGATGATCGGGTCGCACGTGGATATTACGGAACGGAAGCGAGCAGAAGATGCGTTGGCTCAGAGTGAGTCTACGTTAAGGAGCTTCTTCAATAGCGGCGCCATGATGATGGGGATTGTGGAACTGCTCGACGGGGATATTTTGCACGTCTCGGACAATCGCCGCGCCGCGAGTTTCTTCGGGACGACACCGGAGTCGATGCAGGGAAAGCGCGCCTCGGAGCTGGGTGCGCCCCCTGACATCATCGCGCACTGGATTCGATATTACGAAGAGACGGAACGGACGAAACAACCGGTGCGATTCGAGTATGTCCACTCACAGAGAGGCAGCGGTATCGAGTTGTGTTTCTCCGCCACCGTCTGCTGGATTGGTACAGGACCAAGCGGGCGGTCGCGTTACTCCTATGTGGTGGACGATGTCACGGAAGCACGATGCTTGGCAGAAGCGCTGGGCCAGACGGCCGAGCGGTACCACGGTGTGGTGACTGCACTAGCAGAAGGTGTCGTTTTGCATGATGAGCAGGGGAGGATTATCGCCTGCAATCCGAGCGCGGAGCAGATTCTTGGGCTCACGGCCGACCAGCTGATGGGGCGGACGCCGGTCGATCCGGGATGGCAGGCGATTCATGAAGATGGGAGCCACTTTGCCCCTCATGAACGCCCGCCGATGGTCACGCTTCGGACCGGTCGCCCATGCTCGAATGTCATCATGGGTCTTTCCAGACCGACGGGAGAGCGGCGATGGATTTCAATCAACACGCAGGCGCTTCTGAGAGCCGGTCAAGATCGACCGTACGCCGTCGTCGGCTCTTTTCATGACATTACCGAACGCCGTCGGGCGGAACAGGCCTTGCTGGAGGTGCAGAGTCAGCTGGAGCAACGCGTGCGTGAGCGAACGGCGAGGATTCAGCAACTTGAATCCCAGCGGTCTCAGGCGGAAAAACTTGCGGCACTGGGCCACCTCGCGGCTGGTATCGCCCATGAAGTCAACAATCCCCTGGCCGGGATTACCAATGCGTTTCATCTGGTGAAGCAGGGAATCGAGCGCGAGCATCGACACTATCGATTTGTGGATCTCATCGATCGCGAAATTCAACGCCTCACGGTGATCGTGAAAAAGATGTACACCCTGTATCAGGGCCTCCCGGCGACCGAGCGACAGGCGACCGACATAGCGGAATTGCTCCAGGACGTGGCCACGTTGCTGGAACATAAGATGGCCGTGAAACGACTCCGGTTACACACAGAGGTGGATACTACCCTTCAGATGGTCAATGTGTCGCGTTCCGACCTGTTTCAGGTGTTGCTCAATCTCGTGCAGAACGCCATCGATGCCTCTCCCCCCGGCAGTGAGGTGGTGCTGAACGTGTCCGAGCGCGAGGGGCTGCTGCGATGGAGCGTGACCGATTGCGGGACGGGGATAGCACCGGACATTCTTCCCCGTATTTTTGAGCCATTTTTTACGACAAAGCCTGGTGTCGGTTGGCAGGGACTCGGACTCGGGTTATCTGTGTCGCGCGGGCTGGTGCAAGCCATGGGGGGGCGGATCGAGGTCCAGACTGAACTGCAACGGGGTTCGACGTTCACGGTGGTATATCCCTTGGAACAGCCGGAGCTGTCGGGGGGGCGAGCGGTGGGAGTGGATACAGACAAGGAGCAGAACGATGACGACTATGCCGCAACGCATTCTCATTGCTGA
- a CDS encoding response regulator, with translation MTTMPQRILIADDEETFRESTAEILAEAGYACSAARDAAEAESLLENGYDLLLADVRMPGNAHLEFLENVSRRHPELPVLVITGYPTVGTAIESFRLSIVDYLIKPVGVDDLKRAVERGLRRRTLARAVKEAMTETAKVAGIFDQLGQAMREFGRGEAQVEWSAHGYMVQAMGHIAQLSALVGQTLEASRGNRPHTPTDVCALMQCPRLDRYEAAIQDAVEVMERTRGSFKSKEIGALRQRLETLLREGRRHG, from the coding sequence ATGACGACTATGCCGCAACGCATTCTCATTGCTGATGACGAAGAAACGTTTCGGGAATCGACCGCGGAAATTCTCGCTGAGGCAGGATACGCGTGCAGTGCTGCCAGGGATGCGGCTGAGGCTGAAAGCCTGCTGGAAAACGGCTACGACTTGTTGCTGGCCGATGTCCGGATGCCGGGGAACGCTCACCTTGAGTTTCTTGAGAACGTGTCCAGACGACATCCAGAGCTTCCCGTGCTGGTGATTACGGGGTACCCGACAGTCGGGACCGCTATCGAGTCGTTTCGCCTCTCGATTGTGGACTATCTGATCAAACCGGTTGGTGTGGACGATCTGAAGCGGGCGGTGGAGCGCGGGCTTCGGCGGAGGACCCTTGCCCGTGCAGTCAAGGAGGCCATGACCGAAACGGCCAAGGTGGCGGGAATTTTCGATCAACTGGGCCAGGCGATGAGGGAATTCGGGCGAGGAGAAGCACAAGTGGAATGGAGCGCCCATGGGTACATGGTCCAGGCCATGGGACACATCGCACAGTTGTCGGCACTCGTCGGGCAAACGTTGGAAGCCTCGCGTGGGAACAGGCCTCACACTCCCACGGACGTCTGTGCATTGATGCAGTGTCCCAGGCTGGATCGGTATGAGGCGGCCATTCAGGACGCCGTCGAGGTCATGGAGCGTACACGAGGCTCGTTCAAGTCGAAAGAAATCGGCGCGTTGCGGCAGCGGCTGGAAACCCTCTTGCGCGAGGGGCGCCGGCATGGCTGA
- a CDS encoding lipocalin family protein, protein MQGVVDSWIRLSASLAVWAFCLTVTACAGVEHKDTLPTVASVDLARYAGTWYEIARLPMWFQRHCVDSKAIYTSRPDGRIGVHNECLTDSGGVDQAEGVATVIDPKTNARLTVVFDNFFARLFGSSRDGNYWILALDPEYRTALVGTPDRRFLWILSRAPQLEEVTYQRLVEQAKRLGFPTADLIGTRRPAS, encoded by the coding sequence ATGCAAGGCGTGGTAGATAGCTGGATCCGATTGAGCGCGTCGTTGGCGGTTTGGGCATTCTGCCTTACCGTCACAGCCTGTGCGGGCGTGGAGCACAAGGACACATTGCCGACAGTGGCTTCGGTAGATCTCGCCCGCTACGCGGGAACGTGGTACGAGATCGCCCGGCTACCGATGTGGTTTCAGCGGCACTGCGTTGACTCGAAAGCCATTTATACCAGCCGTCCGGACGGCAGGATCGGAGTTCACAATGAGTGTCTCACCGACAGTGGCGGAGTTGATCAGGCGGAGGGTGTGGCGACGGTGATCGACCCTAAAACCAATGCTCGGCTCACCGTGGTCTTCGACAACTTCTTCGCGCGGCTCTTCGGTTCATCACGGGATGGGAACTATTGGATTCTTGCGCTTGATCCGGAATACCGAACCGCGTTGGTCGGCACACCTGATCGTCGGTTTCTCTGGATTCTCTCGCGCGCCCCTCAGCTGGAAGAGGTTACCTATCAGCGCCTCGTCGAGCAGGCCAAGCGCCTCGGCTTTCCAACCGCAGATCTCATTGGCACTCGCCGACCGGCATCATGA